The following proteins are encoded in a genomic region of Streptococcus cristatus AS 1.3089:
- a CDS encoding lysozyme family protein: MFKFIRRLILLIILAAIAIKGYQVHRDVKQVMTYQSLVREVLDEQDTAANEELVLAMIYTETKGRKSDLMQSSESATGEINSITDNKESVRQGIQTLSDNLELASEKKVDVWTAVQAYNFGQAYIDYVAQNGGENTLELAKKYSKEVVAPSLGNVTGKTYSYYNVLSIFYGPKLYINGGNYYYSRQVRLNMYLIRFMGWL; the protein is encoded by the coding sequence ATGTTTAAATTTATCAGAAGATTGATTTTGCTCATCATTCTGGCTGCCATCGCGATAAAAGGCTATCAAGTCCATCGTGATGTTAAGCAGGTTATGACCTATCAAAGCTTGGTTAGAGAAGTGCTGGACGAGCAGGACACAGCGGCTAATGAAGAGCTGGTTCTGGCTATGATTTACACCGAAACCAAGGGAAGAAAGAGCGACCTCATGCAGTCTAGTGAGAGTGCAACAGGCGAAATCAATTCGATTACAGACAATAAAGAAAGTGTTCGGCAAGGTATTCAGACTTTATCGGACAATCTAGAGTTGGCCAGCGAGAAAAAAGTGGATGTCTGGACGGCAGTTCAGGCCTACAATTTCGGTCAGGCCTATATCGACTATGTTGCGCAAAATGGCGGCGAGAATACGCTCGAGCTTGCAAAAAAATACTCAAAAGAAGTGGTTGCTCCGAGTCTTGGCAATGTGACTGGAAAAACCTATTCATACTATAATGTACTTTCCATTTTTTACGGGCCCAAGCTTTATATTAATGGTGGAAATTACTACTATTCGCGTCAGGTACGACTAAATATGTACCTTATCCGCTTTATGGGGTGGCTGTAA
- a CDS encoding MATE family efflux transporter, with protein MYQTYHLKQRLSLFVSIFLPILIYQLANFSASFVDTTMTGQYDTLHLAGVSMATSLWGSFFSFLTGIVSALVPIIGHHLGQGKDEKIASDFYQFIYLSLALSLILFALVFLGAPLVLQRLGLDPLVKDVAQHYLCYLSIGIIPFLLFSVIRSLLDALGLTRLSMYLMLLLLPLNASFNYVLIYGAFGFPEMGGAGAGLGTSLAYWVLLVISLLLAIKHPKVRQYQLWKIRPLSKAGLAEGFRLGLPIGGTVFAEVVIFSIVGLVMSKFSSLIIASHQAAMNFSTLMYAFPMSISTAMAIIVSYELGAERLDDVKKYCTLGRIVASIFAVFTLIFLYIFRDKVASLYGSDPEFIRLTSVFLTFSLFFQLADTIAAPLQGILRGYKDTQAPFYLGLLAYWGVSLPLGLFLDYATDLGPYGYWIGLIASLVVSAILYQLRLNYIQKKRR; from the coding sequence ATGTATCAGACTTATCATTTGAAACAACGCCTGAGCTTGTTTGTTTCAATTTTTCTTCCCATCTTGATTTACCAGCTGGCAAATTTCTCGGCTTCCTTTGTTGACACGACCATGACGGGCCAATACGATACCTTGCATCTGGCAGGCGTCTCTATGGCGACCAGTCTGTGGGGTTCATTTTTCTCCTTTCTGACGGGGATTGTGTCTGCCTTGGTTCCGATTATCGGTCACCATTTAGGACAGGGGAAAGATGAAAAAATTGCTTCAGATTTTTATCAGTTCATCTATCTTTCTTTGGCTCTATCGCTGATTTTATTTGCGCTGGTATTTTTAGGCGCCCCTTTGGTTTTGCAGCGTCTAGGCTTAGACCCTTTGGTAAAAGATGTGGCCCAGCATTATCTTTGCTACTTGTCCATCGGTATCATTCCCTTCTTGCTCTTTAGCGTTATTCGCTCTCTCTTGGATGCTTTGGGGCTGACTCGGCTTTCTATGTATTTGATGCTCTTGCTCTTACCCTTGAATGCCAGCTTCAATTATGTTTTGATTTATGGAGCATTTGGTTTTCCAGAAATGGGCGGAGCTGGTGCGGGACTGGGAACTTCTTTAGCTTATTGGGTCTTATTAGTCATATCACTATTACTGGCCATCAAACATCCTAAAGTCCGCCAGTACCAACTCTGGAAAATTCGTCCCTTGAGCAAAGCTGGTTTGGCTGAAGGTTTTCGCTTAGGCTTGCCAATAGGAGGGACAGTTTTTGCGGAAGTTGTTATCTTTTCAATCGTCGGTCTAGTAATGTCAAAATTTTCTTCTTTGATTATTGCTAGCCATCAGGCTGCCATGAACTTTTCTACTCTTATGTATGCTTTTCCTATGAGTATTTCCACGGCTATGGCCATCATTGTCTCTTATGAGCTAGGGGCTGAAAGACTTGACGATGTGAAGAAATACTGCACTTTGGGTAGAATTGTGGCATCCATTTTTGCGGTCTTTACCTTGATTTTTCTCTATATTTTTCGAGATAAGGTTGCTAGTCTTTATGGCTCTGATCCAGAGTTTATTCGTCTGACCTCAGTCTTTCTGACTTTTAGCCTCTTTTTCCAATTGGCTGATACAATTGCCGCTCCTTTGCAGGGAATTTTGCGGGGCTATAAGGATACTCAAGCTCCATTTTACTTGGGGCTGCTGGCTTACTGGGGCGTTTCCTTACCTCTGGGCTTGTTTTTAGATTATGCTACGGACTTGGGACCCTATGGTTATTGGATTGGACTGATTGCAAGCTTGGTTGTGAGCGCAATCCTTTACCAACTACGATTGAATTATATCCAAAAGAAGCGCCGCTGA
- the prfA gene encoding peptide chain release factor 1 has protein sequence MNIYDQLQAVEDRYEELGELLSDPDVVSDTKRFMELSKEEASSRDTVTAYREYKQVLQNIIDAEEMIKESGGDADLEEMAKQELKDAKAEKEAYEEKLKILLLPKDPNDDKNIILEIRGAAGGDEAALFAGDLLTMYQKYAEAQGWRFEVMEASMNGVGGFKEVVAMVSGQSVYSKLKYESGAHRVQRVPVTESQGRVHTSTATVLVMPEVEEVEYDIDPKDLRVDIYHASGAGGQNVNKVATAVRIVHLPTNIKVEMQEERTQQKNREKAMKIIRARVADHFAQIAQDEQDAERKSTIGTGDRSERIRTYNFPQNRVTDHRIGLTLQKLDTILSGKLDEVVDALVLYDQTQKLEELNK, from the coding sequence ATGAATATTTATGACCAGTTACAGGCAGTGGAAGACCGCTATGAAGAGCTTGGAGAATTGCTCAGTGACCCAGATGTGGTATCAGATACCAAGCGTTTCATGGAATTATCAAAGGAAGAAGCAAGTAGCCGTGATACGGTAACAGCCTACCGCGAATACAAGCAAGTTCTTCAAAATATTATCGATGCTGAAGAGATGATTAAGGAGTCTGGTGGCGATGCTGACTTGGAAGAAATGGCCAAGCAAGAACTCAAGGATGCCAAGGCTGAAAAAGAAGCATACGAAGAAAAGCTCAAAATCTTGCTTCTTCCAAAGGATCCAAACGATGACAAGAACATCATCCTTGAAATCCGTGGAGCAGCTGGTGGAGATGAAGCAGCACTTTTTGCTGGTGACCTTCTAACTATGTACCAAAAGTATGCGGAAGCTCAAGGCTGGCGCTTTGAAGTCATGGAAGCTTCTATGAACGGTGTCGGTGGTTTCAAAGAAGTAGTTGCTATGGTTTCGGGGCAATCCGTTTACTCTAAACTCAAGTATGAGTCTGGCGCCCACCGTGTACAACGGGTCCCTGTGACAGAAAGCCAAGGCCGTGTTCATACATCGACAGCCACAGTTCTCGTCATGCCAGAAGTCGAAGAAGTAGAATACGATATTGATCCAAAAGACCTTCGTGTCGACATCTACCACGCATCTGGTGCTGGTGGACAGAACGTCAATAAGGTTGCGACTGCTGTTCGTATCGTTCACTTGCCAACCAATATCAAGGTTGAGATGCAGGAAGAGCGTACCCAGCAGAAGAACCGTGAGAAGGCTATGAAGATTATTCGTGCGCGTGTGGCTGACCACTTTGCGCAGATTGCTCAAGACGAGCAAGATGCTGAGCGTAAGTCAACCATCGGTACTGGTGACCGTTCAGAACGGATTCGTACTTATAACTTCCCGCAAAACCGTGTCACGGACCACCGTATCGGCTTGACTCTGCAAAAATTAGATACGATCTTGTCAGGTAAATTGGACGAAGTTGTGGATGCCTTGGTACTCTATGACCAAACGCAAAAACTAGAAGAGCTGAATAAATAA
- the glyA gene encoding serine hydroxymethyltransferase, whose amino-acid sequence MIFDQEDYKAFDKELWDAIANEEERQQHNIELIASENVVSKAVMAAQGSILTNKYAEGYPGRRYYGGTDVVDVVESLAIERAKEIFGAKFANVQPHSGSQANCAAYMALIEPGDTVMGMDLSAGGHLTHGAPVSFSGQTYNFVSYSVNPETELLDFDAILKQAKEVQPKLIVAGASAYSHIIDFSKFREIADAVGAKLMVDMAHIAGLVAAGLHPSPVPYADITTTTTHKTLRGPRGGLILTNDEELAKKINSAIFPGIQGGPLEHVIAAKAVAFKEVLDPAFKVYAQQILDNAQAMAQVFRQHDKFRVISDGTENHLFLVDVTKVVENGKVAQNLLDEVNITLNKNSIPYETLSPFKTSGIRIGTAAIAARGFGVSESIKVAELIIKALENAENEAVLNQVRAEVRELTDAFPLYEGLN is encoded by the coding sequence ATGATTTTTGACCAAGAAGACTACAAAGCATTTGACAAAGAACTCTGGGATGCCATTGCCAATGAGGAAGAGCGTCAGCAACATAATATCGAGCTGATCGCTTCAGAAAATGTCGTTTCTAAAGCTGTTATGGCGGCTCAAGGTTCAATTTTGACCAATAAATACGCTGAGGGCTACCCAGGTCGTCGCTATTATGGTGGAACAGATGTAGTGGATGTAGTGGAGAGTTTGGCAATTGAGCGCGCTAAGGAAATCTTTGGTGCTAAATTCGCCAATGTTCAACCTCACTCAGGCAGTCAGGCCAATTGCGCAGCTTATATGGCTTTGATTGAGCCGGGTGATACAGTGATGGGCATGGATTTGTCTGCAGGTGGTCACTTGACCCATGGTGCTCCAGTAAGCTTCTCTGGCCAAACCTACAATTTTGTGTCCTATAGCGTTAACCCAGAAACAGAATTACTGGACTTTGATGCCATCCTCAAGCAAGCTAAGGAAGTACAGCCTAAGTTGATTGTAGCAGGTGCTTCAGCCTACTCTCATATTATCGACTTTTCAAAATTCCGTGAAATCGCGGATGCGGTCGGTGCCAAGCTTATGGTCGATATGGCTCACATCGCTGGTTTGGTTGCTGCTGGTCTCCATCCGAGCCCTGTGCCTTATGCGGACATCACAACTACGACGACCCACAAGACTTTGCGCGGCCCTCGTGGAGGCTTGATTTTGACAAATGATGAAGAATTGGCTAAGAAAATTAACTCAGCTATCTTCCCAGGAATTCAGGGTGGACCATTGGAACACGTCATTGCGGCCAAAGCTGTAGCTTTTAAAGAAGTGCTGGATCCAGCTTTCAAGGTTTATGCTCAGCAGATTTTGGACAATGCTCAAGCCATGGCGCAAGTCTTCCGTCAGCATGACAAGTTCCGCGTGATTTCTGACGGTACTGAAAATCACCTTTTCTTAGTAGATGTTACTAAGGTCGTAGAAAATGGGAAAGTGGCGCAAAATCTCTTGGATGAAGTCAATATTACCCTCAATAAAAACTCCATCCCTTACGAGACCTTGTCACCATTTAAAACCAGCGGCATTCGTATTGGTACAGCGGCTATTGCAGCTCGAGGCTTTGGTGTCTCAGAAAGTATCAAGGTAGCTGAGCTCATTATCAAAGCTCTGGAAAACGCTGAAAACGAAGCGGTGCTCAATCAAGTTCGGGCGGAAGTTCGCGAATTGACGGACGCTTTTCCGCTCTATGAAGGTTTGAACTAA
- a CDS encoding 4-oxalocrotonate tautomerase, translating to MPFVRIDLFEGRTLEQKKALAKEITEAVVRNTGAPQSAVHVIINDMPEGTYFPQGEMRTK from the coding sequence ATGCCATTTGTCAGAATTGATTTATTTGAAGGACGTACCTTAGAACAAAAGAAGGCTTTAGCCAAGGAAATCACAGAAGCCGTTGTCAGAAATACTGGCGCACCTCAGTCTGCTGTCCATGTCATCATCAACGACATGCCAGAAGGCACTTACTTCCCTCAAGGTGAAATGCGAACAAAATAA
- a CDS encoding GAF domain-containing protein encodes MNKREKISNYQLLLAQLEALLEGETNALANLSNASALLNQALPNSVFTGFYLFDGSELILGPFQGDVSCVHIALGKGVCGESAEKKQTIIVDDVTQHANYISCDSRAKSEIVVPMVKEGRLLGVLDLDSALTGDYDDVDQEYLEKFVQILLEKTTWNFEMFGEKA; translated from the coding sequence ATGAATAAAAGGGAAAAAATTTCAAATTATCAACTATTACTGGCTCAGCTGGAAGCCTTGTTGGAGGGTGAGACCAACGCTTTGGCCAATCTATCCAATGCTAGCGCCCTGCTCAATCAAGCCCTGCCTAATTCTGTTTTTACTGGTTTCTATCTTTTTGATGGGAGCGAGCTGATTTTAGGGCCTTTTCAGGGCGATGTTTCCTGTGTCCATATTGCGCTAGGCAAGGGTGTCTGTGGTGAATCTGCGGAGAAAAAGCAGACGATTATCGTGGATGATGTGACCCAGCATGCCAACTATATCTCCTGCGATAGCCGGGCTAAGAGCGAAATTGTGGTGCCCATGGTAAAAGAAGGCCGACTGCTTGGAGTGTTGGATTTGGACTCAGCCTTGACGGGGGATTATGATGATGTAGACCAGGAATATCTGGAAAAATTTGTCCAGATTTTGCTTGAAAAAACGACTTGGAATTTTGAAATGTTTGGAGAAAAAGCCTAA
- a CDS encoding DUF3272 family protein has protein sequence MNRRQFIVMAAFTALETYFFNEAIMSEHYLMAIFWAILIGRNLQISYVMGRIMDEIDKHLGHK, from the coding sequence ATGAATAGACGACAATTTATAGTAATGGCGGCTTTTACAGCCCTAGAAACATATTTTTTTAATGAAGCAATCATGTCTGAGCACTATCTGATGGCTATTTTCTGGGCCATTTTGATTGGTCGCAATCTGCAGATTAGCTATGTCATGGGGCGGATTATGGATGAGATTGATAAGCATTTAGGACACAAATAA
- the prmC gene encoding peptide chain release factor N(5)-glutamine methyltransferase, translated as MTLAQYLAELEQELVAAGEEAESLSFVYRALNDLSFTDFVLKLQAEVSQEDRDHLKAIQEQLLAHKPAQYIIGNSDFHGLTLKVDERVLIPRPETEELVELILSENPEKPLSVLDIGTGSGAIALALANSRPDWQITASDLSQDALALAAENAQSCGLNLTFVQSDCLKAINGTFDIIVSNPPYISEADKDEVGLNVLVSEPHMALFAEEDGYAVYRKIAEQAEEHLTEKGKIYLEIGYKQGVGVKELFKKYFPQKRIRVLQDQFGKDRMVAMDNG; from the coding sequence ATGACATTAGCTCAATATTTGGCTGAGTTAGAGCAGGAGCTGGTAGCAGCGGGAGAGGAAGCGGAAAGCCTGTCTTTCGTTTATCGGGCACTCAATGACCTCTCCTTTACTGATTTTGTTCTCAAGCTTCAGGCAGAGGTTAGTCAGGAAGACCGTGACCATCTAAAAGCGATTCAAGAGCAACTGCTTGCTCATAAGCCAGCCCAGTATATTATTGGAAACAGTGATTTTCACGGCTTGACTCTCAAGGTAGATGAGCGGGTATTGATTCCAAGGCCTGAGACGGAGGAGCTGGTGGAGCTGATTTTGTCGGAGAATCCTGAAAAACCTCTGTCTGTCTTGGATATCGGAACGGGGAGCGGGGCCATCGCTCTGGCACTGGCAAATAGTCGTCCGGACTGGCAGATTACTGCTTCTGATCTCTCTCAAGATGCTCTTGCCTTGGCAGCAGAAAACGCTCAGTCCTGTGGCCTCAATCTTACTTTTGTCCAATCTGATTGCTTGAAAGCTATCAATGGGACATTTGACATCATTGTCTCCAACCCGCCCTATATTTCAGAAGCGGATAAGGACGAAGTCGGTCTCAACGTTCTAGTTTCTGAGCCTCACATGGCCCTCTTCGCGGAGGAGGATGGCTATGCCGTCTATCGGAAAATAGCCGAGCAGGCAGAGGAGCATCTCACAGAAAAAGGAAAGATCTATCTGGAAATTGGTTACAAGCAAGGAGTCGGCGTCAAGGAATTATTTAAAAAATACTTCCCGCAAAAGCGAATCCGAGTCTTGCAGGATCAATTTGGCAAAGATAGAATGGTGGCTATGGACAATGGATAA
- a CDS encoding nucleoid-associated protein, whose product MDIYVKKAIIHQFNPADTDLLLADKFLNITPKIEEYLRKKIERVYSDEAKTGIFDPENVFLAQLSDDLLETSVTVAKLWQEEFSVSENQKTNDLIFVQFEKEGVEHFAFLRIALRETLTHLGGEVDNPIKLTQNNLPGFGTGADEALVINLQSRKYHLIEKRIKYNGAFLNYFSDNLLQVSPKISPKKSIKTLEKTAQKIAESFNKDDFQFQSKVKSSIFKNLEENDELSPEKLADELFDSNLTARLTFIDQVKETVPEPIKFDEIDSSRQKKKFENQKLSLSNGIELIVPNNVYQDAESVEFILNDNGTYSILIKNIEDIQSK is encoded by the coding sequence ATGGACATTTATGTAAAGAAGGCCATCATTCATCAATTCAACCCAGCTGATACGGACTTGCTGTTGGCGGATAAGTTTCTTAATATCACTCCCAAGATTGAAGAATACTTGCGCAAGAAAATCGAGCGAGTTTATTCTGATGAGGCTAAAACAGGCATTTTCGATCCTGAAAATGTCTTTTTAGCCCAACTTTCGGACGACTTATTGGAAACATCCGTGACAGTGGCCAAGCTTTGGCAGGAAGAGTTTTCGGTCAGTGAGAACCAGAAAACCAACGATTTGATTTTCGTTCAGTTTGAGAAAGAAGGGGTGGAGCACTTTGCTTTTCTGCGGATTGCTCTGCGGGAAACCCTGACTCACTTGGGTGGCGAGGTTGACAATCCTATCAAGCTGACACAGAACAATCTGCCTGGCTTTGGTACGGGTGCGGACGAGGCTCTGGTCATCAATCTCCAGTCTCGCAAGTACCATCTGATTGAAAAGCGCATCAAGTACAATGGTGCCTTTCTCAACTATTTTTCTGACAATCTCTTGCAGGTTAGTCCTAAGATTTCACCAAAAAAATCCATAAAAACGCTGGAAAAAACGGCTCAAAAGATTGCTGAAAGTTTTAACAAAGACGATTTTCAGTTCCAGTCCAAGGTCAAATCCAGCATTTTCAAAAATCTGGAAGAAAATGATGAGTTGTCACCAGAGAAGTTGGCGGACGAGCTGTTTGACAGCAATCTGACTGCCCGACTTACCTTTATCGACCAGGTCAAGGAAACTGTACCAGAGCCAATCAAGTTTGACGAGATTGACAGCAGTCGCCAGAAAAAGAAGTTCGAAAATCAAAAATTGTCCCTCTCTAATGGAATAGAGCTGATCGTTCCAAATAATGTCTATCAGGATGCTGAATCCGTGGAATTTATCCTGAATGATAACGGAACTTATTCTATTCTCATCAAAAATATCGAGGATATTCAAAGTAAATAA
- the dnaX gene encoding DNA polymerase III subunit gamma/tau — MYQALYRKYRSQTFGQLVGQQVVATTLRQAVEQGKISHAYLFSGPRGTGKTSVAKIFAKAMNCPKQKDGEPCNDCYICQAITEGSLEDVIEIDAASNNGVDEIRDIRDKSTYAPSLAKHKVYIIDEVHMLSTGAFNALLKTLEEPTENVVFILATTELHKIPATILSRVQRFEFKSIKTQDIIGHIKWILEQEGIDFEQEGVQIIARRAEGGMRDALSILDQALSLTQENRLTTDIAEEITGSISLGALDAYVAALIAHDAVAALDNLNLIFGSGKNMARFVTDLLQYLRDLLIVKTGGENTHASELFLENLKTPQDTLFAMIDMATKSLADIKNSLQPKIYTEMMTIRLAEEQASLDQLPDNLAEELSNLKQEIQQLKQQLANVGSQPAPATKKSEARPQKAKTYRVDRNKVNAILEEAVENPDLARSNLTKLQNAWGEIIESLAGADRALLIGSQPVAANENHAILAFESHFNAEQTMKRENLNTMFGNLLSNAAGFSPDILAISLEDWTQIRAEFSARSRSNKAEAAEKQEESLIPEGFDFLAEKITVQDD, encoded by the coding sequence ATGTATCAAGCTTTATATCGAAAGTACCGCAGTCAGACCTTTGGTCAGCTGGTGGGGCAGCAGGTAGTAGCCACTACTCTGCGGCAGGCTGTGGAGCAAGGTAAAATCAGCCATGCCTATCTCTTTTCTGGCCCACGTGGGACAGGGAAGACCAGTGTTGCCAAGATTTTTGCCAAGGCTATGAACTGTCCGAAGCAAAAGGACGGCGAGCCCTGCAATGACTGCTATATCTGTCAGGCTATCACTGAGGGGAGCCTTGAAGACGTTATCGAAATTGACGCAGCTTCTAATAATGGAGTTGATGAGATTCGTGATATTCGGGACAAGTCAACCTATGCGCCTAGTCTGGCCAAGCATAAGGTCTATATCATTGACGAGGTGCACATGCTCTCGACTGGGGCTTTTAATGCCTTGCTCAAGACTTTGGAAGAGCCGACAGAAAACGTGGTCTTTATCCTAGCAACGACAGAGCTGCATAAGATTCCAGCGACCATTCTTTCCCGCGTCCAGCGTTTTGAGTTTAAGTCTATCAAGACACAGGACATTATTGGTCATATCAAGTGGATTTTGGAGCAGGAAGGAATTGACTTTGAGCAAGAAGGTGTGCAGATTATTGCTCGTCGAGCTGAGGGCGGGATGCGAGATGCCTTGTCTATCCTCGATCAGGCTCTTAGCTTGACTCAGGAAAATCGTTTGACTACGGACATTGCTGAGGAAATCACAGGCTCTATCAGTTTGGGAGCCTTGGATGCCTACGTAGCTGCCTTGATTGCTCATGATGCAGTAGCAGCCTTGGATAATCTCAATCTTATTTTTGGTAGCGGCAAAAACATGGCCCGCTTCGTGACGGATCTCCTGCAATATCTGCGTGATTTGCTTATTGTCAAAACTGGCGGAGAGAATACTCATGCCAGCGAGCTCTTTCTGGAAAATCTTAAGACACCGCAGGATACTCTCTTTGCTATGATTGATATGGCGACCAAGAGTCTAGCAGACATCAAGAATAGCCTGCAACCTAAGATTTATACAGAAATGATGACCATTCGACTAGCAGAGGAACAAGCAAGCTTAGATCAGCTTCCTGATAACTTGGCAGAAGAACTGTCTAATCTCAAGCAGGAAATCCAGCAGCTCAAGCAGCAATTAGCCAATGTCGGCAGTCAGCCAGCTCCAGCAACTAAGAAATCAGAGGCACGACCTCAAAAAGCTAAGACCTATCGAGTAGACCGCAATAAGGTCAATGCCATCTTGGAAGAAGCGGTGGAAAATCCTGACTTGGCTCGCAGCAATTTGACTAAGCTGCAAAATGCTTGGGGTGAAATCATCGAGAGCCTGGCAGGAGCTGACAGGGCACTGCTCATTGGTTCGCAGCCAGTTGCAGCCAATGAGAACCATGCTATTTTAGCTTTTGAGTCTCATTTCAATGCTGAGCAAACCATGAAAAGAGAAAATCTCAACACTATGTTTGGGAATCTGCTCAGCAATGCTGCTGGCTTTTCACCAGATATTCTGGCTATTTCTCTCGAGGACTGGACTCAGATTCGGGCAGAATTTTCAGCTAGAAGTCGTAGTAATAAAGCAGAAGCAGCTGAAAAGCAGGAAGAAAGTTTGATACCAGAAGGCTTTGATTTTCTAGCAGAAAAAATCACTGTTCAAGATGATTGA
- a CDS encoding thymidine kinase — MAQLYYKYGTMNSGKTIEILKVAHNYEEQGKSVVIMTSAVDTRDGLGVVSSRIGMKRAAMAIEDQTDIFGYIQSLPEKPYCVLIDEAQFLKRHHVYDLARVVDELGVPVMAFGLKNDFRNELFEGSKHLLLLADKIDEIKTICQYCSKKATMVLRTDNGKPVYDGEQIKIGGHETYISVCRKHYFNPPIK, encoded by the coding sequence ATGGCTCAGTTATATTATAAATATGGCACAATGAATTCGGGCAAGACGATTGAAATTTTGAAAGTGGCCCACAACTACGAAGAGCAGGGGAAAAGCGTGGTTATCATGACCTCGGCTGTTGATACACGTGATGGCCTTGGTGTTGTTTCCAGCCGCATCGGCATGAAGCGAGCTGCGATGGCAATCGAGGACCAGACAGATATTTTTGGCTATATTCAAAGCCTGCCTGAAAAGCCATACTGCGTTTTGATTGATGAGGCTCAGTTTTTGAAACGCCATCATGTCTATGATTTGGCTAGAGTGGTGGATGAGCTGGGTGTTCCAGTCATGGCTTTTGGTCTGAAAAATGACTTTCGCAATGAACTGTTTGAAGGCTCCAAGCACCTCTTGCTCTTGGCTGATAAGATTGACGAAATCAAGACCATTTGCCAATATTGCTCTAAAAAGGCAACCATGGTTTTGCGGACGGATAACGGGAAACCTGTCTATGATGGCGAACAGATTAAAATCGGTGGCCATGAGACCTATATTTCTGTATGCCGCAAGCATTATTTCAATCCACCCATTAAGTAG
- a CDS encoding L-threonylcarbamoyladenylate synthase, whose amino-acid sequence MDKIEKTLATGGAVVLPTETVYGLFAQALNEEAVERVYELKRRPRDKALNLNVASLEEVYRFSKNQPSYLEQVYQAFLPGPLTIILQANDRVPAWINSGMETVGFRIPKHPVTLDLIRKYGPLIGPSANLSGKASGTDFQQIMLDFQEQVSGVEDDASLTGQDSTILDLSGEKARILRQGAITREDILAQVSDITF is encoded by the coding sequence ATGGATAAGATAGAAAAGACTCTAGCAACAGGTGGAGCGGTCGTCCTGCCTACGGAAACGGTGTATGGCCTCTTTGCCCAAGCTTTGAACGAAGAGGCAGTCGAACGAGTCTACGAATTAAAAAGAAGACCTCGTGACAAGGCTCTCAATCTCAATGTGGCTAGCTTGGAAGAAGTTTACCGTTTTTCTAAGAACCAGCCTAGCTATCTGGAGCAAGTCTATCAAGCCTTTCTACCTGGACCACTGACGATTATCCTCCAAGCCAATGACCGAGTGCCTGCTTGGATTAACTCTGGTATGGAAACCGTAGGCTTTCGGATTCCCAAGCATCCAGTTACGCTGGACTTGATTCGCAAGTACGGACCCTTGATAGGTCCATCCGCCAATCTTTCTGGAAAAGCTAGTGGAACTGATTTCCAGCAGATTATGCTGGATTTTCAAGAGCAAGTCTCGGGAGTAGAAGATGATGCATCCTTGACAGGTCAGGATTCGACCATTCTGGATTTGTCTGGAGAAAAGGCACGTATTTTGCGCCAAGGAGCCATTACCCGCGAGGATATTCTCGCCCAAGTAAGTGATATAACATTTTAA